A region from the Algoriphagus machipongonensis genome encodes:
- the aspS gene encoding aspartate--tRNA ligase — protein MLRTHTCGELRLDHVNQEVTLSGWVQRVRNKGGLVWVDLRDRYGITQLIFEEGSTDKALLEKAAELGREFVVQATGTVIERTSKNDKIPTGSIEIKATDLQVLNAAKVPPFIIEDDTDGGEELRMKYRYLDLRRNVVREKLHLRHRMMQETRKYMDAEHFMEVETPVLIKSTPEGARDFVVPSRVNPGEFYALPQSPQTFKQLLMVSGFDRYFQIVKCFRDEDLRADRQPEFTQIDCEMAFVEQEDILSTFEGLTKHLFANVKGVELEEVKRMTYADAMKYYGNDKPDLRFDMKFVELNELAQGKGFGIFDNAELVVGICAKGAAEYTRKQLDAITDWVKRPQIGAKGMVYAKYNADGTIKSTVDKFYSQEDLQAWASAFEAEPGDLMLILSGDANKVRKQLSELRLKMGEDLGLRDRNVFKPLWVVDFPLLEWDEETERYHAMHHPFTSPKKEDIPLLDSDPGAVRANAYDLVINGVEIGGGSIRIHDRATQQLMFKHLGFTDEEAQKQFGFLMEAFEYGAPPHGGIAFGFDRLCAIFGGSDSIRDYIAFPKNNSGRDVMIDSPSSIAPEQLGELSIQLNIKK, from the coding sequence ATGCTGAGGACGCATACTTGTGGCGAATTACGCCTAGATCATGTCAATCAAGAAGTCACTTTGTCTGGCTGGGTACAGCGAGTAAGAAACAAAGGAGGTCTCGTATGGGTAGACCTAAGAGATAGATATGGTATTACCCAATTAATTTTTGAAGAAGGATCTACGGATAAAGCTCTATTGGAAAAAGCGGCAGAATTAGGCCGTGAATTTGTTGTGCAAGCAACAGGAACTGTCATTGAACGGACTTCCAAAAATGATAAAATCCCCACAGGATCTATCGAGATCAAAGCAACAGATCTGCAAGTTCTAAATGCTGCTAAAGTTCCTCCTTTTATTATAGAAGATGATACGGATGGGGGTGAGGAGCTTCGCATGAAATACAGGTATCTTGACCTTAGAAGAAATGTGGTTAGGGAAAAGCTACATCTGAGACATAGAATGATGCAAGAGACTCGTAAATACATGGATGCGGAGCATTTTATGGAAGTAGAGACTCCTGTATTAATCAAGTCCACTCCTGAGGGAGCCCGAGATTTTGTCGTTCCAAGTAGGGTAAACCCTGGAGAGTTTTATGCTTTGCCACAATCACCTCAGACTTTTAAGCAATTGTTGATGGTATCCGGTTTTGACCGGTATTTTCAGATTGTCAAGTGCTTCCGTGATGAAGATTTGAGAGCAGATCGCCAGCCAGAATTCACTCAGATTGACTGTGAAATGGCTTTTGTGGAGCAGGAAGATATTTTATCAACTTTTGAAGGCTTGACCAAACACCTATTTGCTAATGTCAAAGGGGTCGAGCTGGAAGAAGTGAAGCGTATGACTTATGCAGATGCCATGAAGTATTATGGTAATGACAAGCCAGACCTTCGATTCGATATGAAATTTGTCGAACTGAATGAGCTTGCTCAAGGAAAGGGTTTTGGCATATTTGATAATGCAGAATTGGTTGTAGGGATTTGTGCCAAAGGCGCTGCAGAGTATACTAGAAAACAACTGGATGCTATAACTGATTGGGTCAAAAGACCTCAGATTGGAGCGAAGGGGATGGTTTACGCCAAATACAATGCGGATGGAACGATCAAATCTACCGTAGATAAATTTTATTCTCAGGAGGATTTACAAGCTTGGGCATCAGCATTTGAAGCTGAGCCAGGAGACTTGATGTTGATCCTCAGCGGAGATGCTAATAAAGTGAGAAAACAGCTTTCAGAACTTCGTTTGAAAATGGGCGAGGATTTGGGACTTCGTGATAGAAATGTATTTAAACCACTTTGGGTGGTAGATTTTCCATTATTAGAATGGGACGAGGAAACTGAGCGCTACCATGCGATGCACCATCCATTTACCTCACCCAAGAAAGAAGATATTCCATTATTGGATTCTGATCCAGGGGCTGTTAGAGCCAACGCCTATGATTTGGTGATCAATGGGGTTGAAATTGGAGGCGGATCTATTCGTATCCACGACAGAGCGACTCAGCAGTTGATGTTTAAACACCTTGGATTCACTGATGAAGAAGCTCAGAAGCAGTTTGGATTCTTGATGGAAGCATTCGAATACGGAGCACCTCCCCATGGAGGAATTGCATTTGGTTTTGATAGGCTATGTGCCATTTTTGGTGGTTCTGATTCCATTAGAGATTACATTGCCTTCCCTAAAAATAATTCTGGAAGGGATGTGATGATTGATTCACCAAGTTCGATAGCGCCCGAACAGCTGGGAGAGCTTTCCATACAATTGAATATTAAAAAATAA
- a CDS encoding M23 family metallopeptidase gives MNKKWIVAGSLILTLATAALFQYFGFSPENKPTPIPTEELVLEDTNDDVFLYGINVTDLNIVEGTVSKNQTLATILAPFNVPYQIIDEIAKKSKEVFDVRGIATNKKFTVLTPADSTIAQFFIYEPNPVEYVVFNLDSKDIYKAEKPIEFVKREVAGVIRKHSNLSDEMTNQQVSYDIVDQFADLYGWSVDFGALQEGDKFKVVFEEKMIEGNVVGVGDIKLAYMEHRGEQFHAIPFEQNGEMNFFDQEGNSLKKAFLRDPVKYTRISSRYSKRRFHPVQKRYKAHLGTDYAARRGTEIRSVGDGLVTHASYTGGNGNYVKIKHNGTYTTQYLHMSKIASGIKPGTRIKQGQVIGYVGSTGLATGPHLCFRFWKNGKQEDWLREKIPPSEPILAANKAAFESTKFESLQLLANINYPGEGPKLVAEVEKNPNAATLKAKTD, from the coding sequence ATGAACAAAAAATGGATTGTTGCTGGTTCGCTCATTCTCACCCTCGCAACAGCAGCCCTTTTCCAGTATTTTGGCTTTTCCCCTGAAAACAAGCCAACTCCAATTCCAACTGAAGAACTGGTTTTAGAAGACACTAATGATGATGTTTTCTTGTATGGAATCAATGTCACTGATCTTAATATTGTAGAGGGAACCGTAAGTAAAAATCAAACGCTGGCTACCATCTTAGCGCCTTTCAACGTTCCATATCAAATCATTGACGAAATCGCTAAAAAATCCAAAGAGGTTTTTGATGTTCGCGGTATCGCAACCAATAAAAAATTCACAGTACTTACTCCTGCTGATTCAACCATTGCTCAATTTTTTATTTATGAACCTAATCCTGTTGAATATGTAGTTTTCAATTTGGACTCCAAGGATATCTACAAAGCAGAAAAGCCAATAGAATTTGTCAAAAGAGAAGTTGCAGGTGTCATCAGAAAGCACAGCAATCTATCGGACGAAATGACCAATCAGCAGGTCAGTTATGATATCGTCGATCAATTTGCTGATTTGTATGGATGGTCTGTTGATTTTGGAGCTTTACAAGAAGGAGACAAGTTCAAAGTCGTTTTTGAAGAGAAAATGATTGAAGGGAATGTAGTTGGTGTAGGAGATATCAAACTCGCCTATATGGAACACCGAGGAGAGCAATTTCACGCTATTCCATTTGAACAGAATGGGGAAATGAATTTCTTCGATCAAGAAGGAAATAGCCTCAAAAAGGCATTTCTAAGAGATCCAGTTAAATATACAAGAATCAGTTCCCGTTACAGCAAAAGAAGATTCCACCCTGTACAAAAGCGCTATAAAGCTCACCTTGGAACGGACTATGCTGCGAGAAGAGGAACCGAAATTAGATCAGTTGGTGATGGATTGGTTACCCATGCAAGTTACACTGGAGGTAATGGAAATTATGTGAAGATTAAGCATAACGGAACTTACACCACGCAGTACCTGCATATGTCCAAAATAGCAAGTGGTATTAAACCTGGAACTCGCATCAAGCAAGGTCAAGTGATTGGTTATGTTGGTAGTACTGGTTTGGCCACCGGCCCACACTTGTGCTTCCGATTCTGGAAAAATGGGAAACAAGAAGATTGGTTGAGAGAGAAAATCCCTCCTTCCGAGCCAATATTAGCAGCAAATAAGGCCGCCTTTGAGTCAACTAAATTTGAATCTCTTCAACTTTTGGCTAATATCAATTACCCAGGAGAAGGCCCAAAACTGGTAGCAGAGGTTGAAAAAAATCCAAATGCTGCGACTTTGAAAGCTAAAACGGATTAA
- a CDS encoding OmpA family protein, translating to MKKTLTILSIAAAMTLVTVGTTEAQKSKIRYADEQMELMNYQHAVEVYQEAYAKKPTYEAAKKTAQAYEVLRDYDNSYDWWKTTVSEYDEATPGDYMQLLRYGQLTDQLSEAKSILESKGVSGDSIQVEELLNVQSRRKLKVEGVEGLNSSGSDFEMAVDGSGNRYFVSDRGGTYPSKMPSLRIDGRNKIFSEEKQDYTDREYFSVYKQDTEGNVSEVVSNIPDTYNFSDPSFAKESGMLFYSVTRGITKVKKTRDIVVQPEIYYSKVNEDGTLTGFTAVPFNDSIGYAVMNPYVDEAAKRLYFTSDMPGGMGGTDLYYSEYDENMTFGTPVNLGSPVNTPGNESHAFRKEDKFYFSSTGHKGMGGMDIFMADYSATGMSNVMNMGSPVNSLADDFAYREVEREGKEEVYLSSNRKGGMGLDDIYSVAEVYKQFLARVIDCEGLVIGDSYLATLRDKTHNGDVQTSRNSKGELTAELEPDSDFGIKISKPGYFSITDEDISTKGFEGDTLKREYKLIPIPYQLPVYVDIVYYDLDKYQIREDAKPVLDKLGELMNRYEFLDLLVGSHTDSRASDEYNITLSNNRAEAVTEYMAQYNIPAERIRLEWFGEQQLVNDCGDGVPCPETDHQLNRRSELVLEAFSDPSKQYEIPEELKDKDFCDPEDLFTQIQDEIAQIPTIYFDFDKSMLRSVHKKELERTAIMLKRMPNLMLYIEGHTDQRGDDAYNQSLSERRADAVKAYLTKRGIEGERMEETWFGETKPVNDCSELDCTSAMHQLNRRTELRVGKSQFTYSGRQKKVDVM from the coding sequence ATGAAAAAGACATTGACGATATTGAGTATAGCCGCGGCAATGACACTGGTAACAGTGGGAACCACGGAGGCACAGAAGAGCAAGATACGCTATGCCGACGAGCAGATGGAGCTGATGAACTACCAGCATGCGGTGGAAGTGTATCAGGAAGCCTATGCGAAGAAGCCGACGTATGAGGCGGCAAAGAAGACGGCGCAGGCCTATGAAGTCCTGCGTGACTATGACAACAGCTATGACTGGTGGAAGACGACGGTATCGGAATACGATGAGGCTACACCGGGAGACTATATGCAGCTGTTGCGGTATGGTCAGCTGACCGACCAGCTATCCGAGGCGAAGAGCATTCTGGAGAGCAAGGGAGTGAGCGGGGACAGCATTCAGGTGGAAGAGCTTCTGAATGTTCAGAGCAGGCGAAAGCTGAAGGTGGAAGGCGTGGAAGGACTGAACTCCAGCGGCTCAGACTTTGAGATGGCCGTGGACGGCTCGGGCAACAGGTACTTTGTTTCCGACCGTGGCGGGACTTATCCGAGCAAGATGCCGAGCCTTCGAATCGACGGAAGAAACAAGATTTTCAGTGAAGAGAAACAGGATTATACCGACCGGGAATATTTTTCGGTGTATAAGCAGGATACAGAAGGGAATGTGAGTGAAGTGGTATCGAATATCCCGGACACCTACAATTTTTCCGACCCGAGCTTTGCCAAGGAATCGGGGATGCTTTTTTACTCGGTGACCCGAGGGATCACGAAAGTGAAGAAGACCCGTGACATCGTGGTACAGCCGGAGATCTATTACAGCAAGGTGAACGAAGACGGTACGCTGACGGGCTTTACAGCTGTCCCGTTCAACGATTCGATCGGCTATGCGGTGATGAATCCCTATGTGGACGAGGCGGCAAAAAGACTTTACTTCACCTCGGATATGCCGGGCGGCATGGGCGGCACCGACCTGTACTATTCAGAATACGACGAGAACATGACCTTCGGGACCCCGGTGAACCTGGGCTCCCCGGTGAACACCCCGGGCAACGAATCCCATGCGTTCCGCAAAGAGGATAAGTTCTACTTCAGCTCCACGGGCCACAAAGGCATGGGAGGCATGGATATCTTCATGGCCGACTACAGTGCCACGGGGATGAGCAATGTGATGAACATGGGTTCACCTGTCAACTCGCTGGCAGATGATTTTGCCTACCGTGAGGTGGAGAGGGAAGGAAAAGAGGAAGTGTACCTGTCCTCGAACAGAAAAGGGGGCATGGGACTGGATGATATTTACAGTGTGGCAGAGGTTTACAAGCAGTTTCTGGCACGTGTGATCGACTGCGAAGGACTGGTGATCGGTGACAGCTACCTGGCCACCTTAAGGGACAAGACCCATAACGGGGATGTGCAGACAAGCAGAAACTCCAAAGGGGAGCTGACGGCCGAACTGGAGCCGGACAGCGACTTCGGGATCAAGATCTCCAAGCCGGGTTACTTCAGTATCACCGATGAGGATATCAGCACGAAGGGCTTTGAGGGGGACACGTTGAAGCGAGAGTATAAGCTGATCCCGATTCCTTACCAGTTGCCGGTGTATGTGGACATTGTGTACTACGACCTGGACAAGTACCAGATCAGGGAAGATGCGAAACCGGTACTGGACAAGCTGGGCGAGCTGATGAACCGCTACGAGTTCCTGGATTTACTGGTGGGCTCCCACACAGACTCCAGGGCGAGTGACGAATACAACATTACGCTGTCCAACAACCGTGCGGAGGCCGTGACCGAATACATGGCCCAGTACAACATCCCTGCGGAGCGTATCCGTCTGGAATGGTTCGGGGAGCAGCAGCTGGTCAATGACTGTGGGGACGGGGTACCGTGTCCGGAGACGGATCACCAGCTGAACAGGCGATCGGAACTGGTACTGGAGGCGTTTTCGGACCCGAGCAAGCAGTATGAGATTCCCGAGGAGTTGAAGGACAAGGACTTCTGTGACCCGGAGGACCTGTTCACGCAAATCCAGGACGAGATTGCCCAGATCCCGACGATTTACTTTGACTTTGACAAGAGCATGTTGAGAAGTGTTCACAAGAAGGAGCTGGAGCGTACCGCGATCATGCTGAAGCGTATGCCGAACCTGATGCTGTACATCGAGGGGCATACCGACCAGCGAGGTGATGATGCATACAACCAGAGCCTGTCAGAAAGAAGAGCGGATGCGGTGAAGGCCTATCTGACCAAGCGTGGCATTGAAGGGGAGCGAATGGAAGAGACCTGGTTCGGGGAGACCAAACCGGTGAACGACTGCAGTGAACTGGACTGTACCTCTGCGATGCACCAGCTGAACAGAAGGACCGAACTCAGGGTGGGCAAGTCCCAGTTTACCTACTCAGGCAGACAAAAGAAAGTCGATGTGATGTAG
- a CDS encoding PorP/SprF family type IX secretion system membrane protein produces MRTFFRILSIAFLVSIFIGVHEGNGQQLPQFSQYIFNGLHINPGYAGYKGEPYIQSTYRSQWINFPGAPETFTVTADLAANEGTMGFGVSFMSDNLGPAKTTGGLLTYAYRIQTGAKSWLGLGVSAGFSQYSIDGSMLDPNDYPDSEIPDGRINLMTPNLNTGLFFHTDRFYAGFSMYNMVGSKALEKEDVALAYHDFHYYLTAGVMIPFSDQVQFKPSFLIKEVKGAPTNYDLNAMFLFYDRIWLGGSYRSNVKIWNDNLAENLNNRNAVAAIIEIFATDRLRLGYAYDHNLNVLSNYKNNSHELSVGFYMTPRKAAMKNQRWF; encoded by the coding sequence ATGAGAACGTTTTTCAGGATTTTAAGTATTGCATTTTTGGTTTCCATCTTTATCGGCGTACATGAGGGAAATGGCCAACAGCTTCCGCAGTTCAGCCAGTACATTTTCAACGGGTTGCACATCAATCCGGGTTATGCGGGTTACAAGGGCGAGCCCTATATCCAGAGCACGTACCGCAGCCAGTGGATCAATTTTCCGGGAGCGCCTGAGACGTTCACGGTGACGGCTGATTTGGCGGCGAACGAGGGAACGATGGGCTTTGGGGTGAGTTTTATGAGCGACAATCTGGGTCCTGCGAAGACGACCGGAGGTCTGTTGACGTATGCTTATCGAATCCAGACGGGAGCGAAGAGCTGGCTGGGTCTTGGAGTGAGTGCTGGTTTCAGCCAGTATTCGATAGACGGGAGCATGCTGGATCCGAACGATTATCCTGACAGCGAGATACCCGACGGACGTATCAACCTGATGACCCCGAACCTGAACACGGGTTTGTTTTTCCATACGGACCGATTTTATGCGGGCTTCAGTATGTACAACATGGTAGGGAGCAAGGCTTTGGAGAAAGAGGATGTTGCGCTGGCCTATCATGATTTTCACTATTACCTGACCGCGGGTGTGATGATCCCCTTCTCCGATCAGGTACAGTTCAAGCCGAGCTTCCTGATCAAGGAAGTGAAGGGAGCCCCGACGAACTACGATCTGAACGCGATGTTTCTGTTTTACGACAGGATCTGGCTTGGAGGAAGTTACCGGAGCAACGTAAAGATCTGGAACGACAACCTTGCCGAGAACCTGAACAACCGGAACGCGGTGGCGGCGATCATCGAGATTTTTGCGACGGACCGTCTGAGACTGGGTTATGCGTATGACCATAACCTGAACGTACTGAGCAACTACAAGAACAACTCCCATGAGCTGTCAGTAGGCTTCTACATGACCCCTAGAAAAGCAGCAATGAAAAACCAAAGATGGTTCTGA